The genomic stretch TCGTGCGCGGAAAGTCGGGCATATGCACTTGTTGCTGGGGCAGTGGGACCAGGCGCTCCTCTTCCTCGAGGCCGCAACGGCCACCGCTCGGGAGGTCGGCTTCGACCGAATTCTTCCAATGATGCTTGCGCTTCTGGGGGCGTGTTGGGTCCGAATGGGCCGGGCAGCTCAGGGCGCGTACAACCTCCATGACAATCGGGCGGTCCAAGTGGGCCTCGACCTCGCGTGCTTCTCGCTCGCCGAACTGGGTGAGGTCGCGTTCGCCGCGTCGGTCTTGGATTGGGCCGAGCAGGCCCGTCAAGCGGAGCGGCACGAGTGGTCGGTTGCGGAACGGCTCCTTGTGGATCGCGTGCGTTCTCGGGCTCCCAAGAAGTACGTGCGTCTCGATCCGAAGACCGAGCCGAAGACCGTGCTCAACGAAGTCGCCCGAACGTTGCGGCGCAGCGCACAAAGCGCACCTGTGCATTGAGGCGACGGTCTGATCGACAACGACCGAACTCCGCCGGGAGCGTTCCGTGAACAACCTTCATGGTTGCCTTCTTGCTCACCCTTGCGATTCAAGTTTCGCCGCATACGGACCGACCGGGAGCGATGGAGTCGTGTTCGGCACCTACCTGCACCCGGGCGGCCACGAGTATCCCAAGGCAGGCGCCAAGGCGACCTTGGAGCTCTTCCGCGCCGACGCCCGGGGAACTACTGCTTGCGACGTCGCCGAAGGAGCGCAAGTCCGGCGCCCAACGCCAACACGGTGGCTGGTTCCGGAACCGGGTTGGCTTCTCCGCTGATCCCGAAGACCCCGATGTCGTGGAAGGTGATGCCCGACGTCTCGTTGTTGGTGAACGAGACACTCTGCAGGGTACGTGCCTGATCGCCTGCAGACAGGCTCACGGTGATCTGATAGAGCCGAGGGTTCGTCGAACCGACCGCATCGAAGATTCCGTCGCCTCGGCCCACCCGGCCGAATCCGCCGATCGCCACGCCCGCTTGGTTGAAGTTGTCGTTCGCCGTGAAAGTTCCGGTCGTCGCCCCACCCGTCGAGAAGTTGAGCGCGTACGAGCCGGGATGGCTCCCGTTGAACCCCGTCACGAGGAATGCAAGGCTGAGATACTTGCCGGGCGAAACCAGCGACAGCGTCCCAGACGTTGACCCGGAGCCAGCCTGCTGCAGCCACAAGAGGTTGTTCGCACTGGGTGGTGCGATCTGGAACGTGGTTGAAGCGTCAAGTGCGCTGACAAACGGCGTCGTCGGCAGTCCGGAGGTCGGGGCGCCCGGGTTGTAACCCTGGGTGTAGTACACGTAAATGCTATCGAGCGTCCCCGTCGTGCTGCCGGCGGGCGAACCGAGCCCGTCCGCGATCCCATCGTAGTTGTAGCCGCTCAATGCCAGCGGGGTGCGCTGGGCCAGCGCTGTTCCACAGATCGAAACCAAGAGCGCGATCCCGAAAGCCTTTTGCATCATTCTTCTCCTATCTGTCCAACAAACTCACTGGCAGAAATACGGGGGTTGCCCGCAGGAGTCCATTCTAATCCAAGGCATTCGCGAGCACAACCCGTACAATTACGGGGCGCAGTTACGGAATGTAGGTCGCGGCTGGCTTGTCCACCTTGAACGCGGCAAAATCGCTCCGGCGGATGAAGCCCCAGGGCTTGATGCCCGCATGGCCGTCCGTGAACACGTAGTTCCCCTTGTTCCGGTGCCCCTTCGTGGGGAGGCCGTTGTACGACGCCGAGGAGCCACACGGTGGTGGGCCGACATCGGAGGGACCCTGCGATGGGTAGTTCCGGCCCGCGAGCTTGCCCGTGTCACAGTCGATGAACCCCGAACCCCAAATGCCGCCGACGTACTGGTCCGCAACCGCCGGGGAGTACTGCTCCACCCAAGCGACGGTCCCCGCGGGATCGCTGAACACGGTCGTGGGGCGACCCGCCGTCGTCCAGGAGCCCGGGCTCAAGAACCGGTACAAGCCCGTGTTGGGATCCGTGTCCGAGGTGCCGTACTGGACCGTGTAGATCGGGCCCACGTACGAGTACGACCGGGTAATGAGCTTGAGCCGGTAGCTGCCGTCCCACCACGGAACGGAGTTGGGGGCGACGCGCCGCTGAGGATCGCTCGGACACGTCCAGATCTGGTCGTTCTTGGTGTACGGCTTGACCTGCATCTCCGGCGGCATGAAGTTCGTGTTGCCGCCGTTGACGGGCGGAACCAGCGCGGCCCAGGCCATGTAGCAGTCGTCGTAATCGCCCGCGTACATCATCGTGGCCAGCCCAATCTGGTGGTGGTTGCTCAGGCACGTCGTCTGCTTGGCCGCCTCCTTGGCCTGGGCGAAGACGGGAAACAGAATGGCCGCAAGGATCGCGATAATCGCGATGACGACCAGCAACTCAATCAAAGTAAAGGCACGTTTCAAAAGGGAACCCCCGCGAGAAGATCTCGCAAGGGCAAGTATAGTGCGGTTCCTGCGGATTGGCAAGCAAATCGGCCGCCCGAATCCCGGGATATCCACCAGCACTCTCGCTATCGCCGTAACGCCTGCCCCAGGCACCCCGTACAACTAACGGCAGCGCGGTGAAAGAGGCCGCGCCGTCGCAGGAGGTTGGGATGCTCGCATACGCATGGCTGGCGGTTGGTGCTTGGGCGCTTCAGGGAGGTCCCGCCGTCGATCCCGGCTCCCTCCAGATCCTGGACAGCGAGGGACGGCCCGGGGTGGCGTGTCCGCTCAAAGGCACGGACGTCGGCGCGACGATCGAAGGGTTTGGAGCCCGTGTCGTAGTCGTCCAGACGTTCACCAATCCGAGTCCGAAGCCCATCGAGGCGATCTACACCTTCCCGCTCCCCGAGAACTCGGCTGTCGACGGGATGCGCATGTTCGTCGGCGACCGCATCATCGAAGGGGTGATCAAGAAGCGCGCCGAGGCGCGCGAGACGTACGAGAAGGCGAAGAAGGAGGGCAAGTCCGCGGCGCTGCTCGACCAGCAAAGGCCGAACATCTTCACCCAGTCCGTTGCGAACATCCCGCCCGGCGCGGAGATACGGGTGGCCATCACCTACGTTCAGATCCTCAAGTTCGAGAAAAGCGAGTTCGAATTCGTGTTCCCGATGGTGGTCGGGCACCGTTTCACCGGAGCCACGACGCCCGATCCGGAGAAGGTCAGCCCGCCGATCGTGCCTCGGGGCACCCGCTCGGGAGCGAACATTCGCCTGACCGTCACCCTCGATGCCGGGGCGCCGATCACCTCGTTGTCTTCCGTCCTTCATAGGGTCGACGTGGAGCGCGAGGGCGCCACCCGCGCCCGTGTCCAGCTGGCGAACGCGAACGAAATCCCGAATCGCGATTTCATCCTCCACTACAGCGTCGCGGGGGACAGCGTGGTCGGAAGTCTGCTCACGACGACCGACCCCAAGAAGGGCGGGTTCTTCACCCTCGTGCTCGTCCCGCCCAAAGCTCCAACCGAGAGCCAGGTGACGCCCAAGGAAGCGATCCTCGTGATCGATCAAAGCGGGAGCCAGGACGGCCTTCCGATCGAGAAGTCCAAGGCGCTTTCCACCAAGGCGATCGACGCCCTGAACCCCAACGACACGTTCAACGTCGTCTCGTTCGCGAACACCTACACGGTCCTCTGGCCCCGACCGCGTCCCGTCACCACCGCCAATCAGTACACCGCCAAGCAGTACGTGGCGAAGCTCGAAGCCAACGGGGGAACGCACCTCGAAGAAGCCGTCGCGGCCGCCCTCACGATGCCGCCCGATCCGAAGCGCCCCCGCGTGGTCCTCTTCAACACCGACGGGTACATCGGAGGCGAGGCGGAAGCGCTCAAGGCCATCCAACGCCACCGGGGTAACGCGCGCATCTTCACGTTCGGAATTGGCAACTCGGTGAACCGCTACCTCATTGAAGCGATGAGCGCCGAGGGCCGGGGCGATGCGGAGATCGTCACACTGAACGCCGATCTCGACGCGGCCGTGGACCGTCTGGTGCAGCGCACCGACTCCCCGATCCTCACCGACATCGACGTCTCGTTCGAAGGCGTGCGCGTGCGCGACACGCTCCCTCGGGCGATTCCAGACGTGTTCAGCGAGACGCCCGTGATCGTGAAGGGCCGGTACGACCGTCCGGGCACTGGCTTCGTGATCGTGAAAGGCAAGCTGGCCGGCAAACCCTGGCAAGCGCGCTACCCCGTGACCTTCCCCTCGCAAGGCAACTCGGGTTCCGCGATCGGGTCGCTTTGGGCCCGCGCCAAGGTTGACGACCTGGAGCTTCAACAACGGTTTGAGGAGGTGTGGGGTCAGGCGCCCGCGCAGCCCCGCAAAGAGGATTTTTGGAAGAACGCGATCACTGGTCTCGCCCTTGAATTTTCGATCATGACCAAGTACACGTCGTTCGTCGCCGTGGACAAGCGCATCGTGAATCCAGGAGGACAACAGGAAACGGTCCACGTCCCGATCGACATGGCCGACGGGGTAACTTACGAAGGGATCTTCGGGAAGGTCGACGAGCGGCTGGCACCGACCAACAGCCCGGACACGTACCGGCCGGGAGATCCTCTGCTCAGCATCGACGCACCTCAGAACGCGCGCCAAGTGGTCGCCGTGTTTCCCGAGGGCGACGTGAAGCCCTTGGAGTGGAACGCGACCGCCCGGCGCTGGGAGGTTCGGTTCGATATCCCAGCCTCGTTTGCGGATGGGAGCTACACGGTAACGGTCTACATCGTGGAGGCCGATGGCACGCGCCGGGTCGTGAAGATGCCTTTCGAGGTGTCCACCGTTGCGCCGGAGATGCACCCGTTGAGCCGACTGCTCAAGGCCGACACGATTCGGCTGGAGCTGGATCCCGATCCGCGCTGGGCGCGAATCAGTCTCCTGACTCCATGGGGCGACCGGCTCGAGTTCGTGTACGACGCGGCGACGGGGAAGATCCGGCTCGATGTGGTCCTTCCGAGGGGTTTTGAGGGAGGTTGGTTCCGGCTGGTCGGTCTCGACCGGGCGCACAATCAAGCCCAGATGAGGATCTTGATCAACGCCCGCGGCGAGATCCTGAAACGGGAACCGATCCGCTAACGCCATGGCCACGAGCGTGCTGGCCTGGGTTCTGCTGCTGCTTGGCCCATCCGCGAGCACGTTTTGGGGTGACTACCGAACGGTCACCGCGCTCGCGTTTGACGCCAAGGGAACCCTATGGGCTGCCACCCGTGGGGGCCTCGTGGCTTACGATCTCCAGGGTGGGGCGAAGGCTTTCGGTTGGAACGGGCTCCTCGAAGGCCGCGGTCCCGAGGACGTGTGGATTCGCGACGGGATTCCGTTTGCTTCGACGGGAGCGTCCGTGGGTTCTTGGGAGGACGGGCACTGGGTCGATCACCCCGAGCTTACGCCGAGGCGTCCGACACCGATTGCGGCCGAGGCCCCCGGGTTTCGCGTTCCCGATCGACCGGTGTGGCCGGAGTCTGCGGGTTTTCCGTTTGTTCCGCCTCCCGGCACGACTGGAACGCATGTGTCCGCGGTGGCCGGCGATGCCCGCCTGTTGATCGCGGCGTGGTACGGCGACGGCCTGTGGGTTCTGGAGAACGAATCCTGGCGCCGGCTTGCCGGCGGCTCCCGTCCGGAGTTTGCTGCGGTGCGCTCACTGGCTTGGCATGGGAACGACCTTGCCCTCGCCACGTTTGACGGCGACGTGTGGATTCGCGCAAAAGGGAAGTGGAAGCACCGCGCCCCTCCCCCGGGGCCCGGCGGGAGCGTTTACGGGTTGACGACGTTCGACGGACGCCTCTTTGCGAGCACGTTCGAGGAGGGGCTTGCGGTCCTGACGGGCGGGCGGTGGGCTCATGCCGTGCCTCCCTCGAT from Fimbriimonadaceae bacterium encodes the following:
- a CDS encoding PEP-CTERM sorting domain-containing protein (PEP-CTERM proteins occur, often in large numbers, in the proteomes of bacteria that also encode an exosortase, a predicted intramembrane cysteine proteinase. The presence of a PEP-CTERM domain at a protein's C-terminus predicts cleavage within the sorting domain, followed by covalent anchoring to some some component of the (usually Gram-negative) cell surface. Many PEP-CTERM proteins exhibit an unusual sequence composition that includes large numbers of potential glycosylation sites. Expression of one such protein has been shown restore the ability of a bacterium to form floc, a type of biofilm.), yielding MMQKAFGIALLVSICGTALAQRTPLALSGYNYDGIADGLGSPAGSTTGTLDSIYVYYTQGYNPGAPTSGLPTTPFVSALDASTTFQIAPPSANNLLWLQQAGSGSTSGTLSLVSPGKYLSLAFLVTGFNGSHPGSYALNFSTGGATTGTFTANDNFNQAGVAIGGFGRVGRGDGIFDAVGSTNPRLYQITVSLSAGDQARTLQSVSFTNNETSGITFHDIGVFGISGEANPVPEPATVLALGAGLALLRRRRKQ
- a CDS encoding VIT and VWA domain-containing protein, with the translated sequence MLAYAWLAVGAWALQGGPAVDPGSLQILDSEGRPGVACPLKGTDVGATIEGFGARVVVVQTFTNPSPKPIEAIYTFPLPENSAVDGMRMFVGDRIIEGVIKKRAEARETYEKAKKEGKSAALLDQQRPNIFTQSVANIPPGAEIRVAITYVQILKFEKSEFEFVFPMVVGHRFTGATTPDPEKVSPPIVPRGTRSGANIRLTVTLDAGAPITSLSSVLHRVDVEREGATRARVQLANANEIPNRDFILHYSVAGDSVVGSLLTTTDPKKGGFFTLVLVPPKAPTESQVTPKEAILVIDQSGSQDGLPIEKSKALSTKAIDALNPNDTFNVVSFANTYTVLWPRPRPVTTANQYTAKQYVAKLEANGGTHLEEAVAAALTMPPDPKRPRVVLFNTDGYIGGEAEALKAIQRHRGNARIFTFGIGNSVNRYLIEAMSAEGRGDAEIVTLNADLDAAVDRLVQRTDSPILTDIDVSFEGVRVRDTLPRAIPDVFSETPVIVKGRYDRPGTGFVIVKGKLAGKPWQARYPVTFPSQGNSGSAIGSLWARAKVDDLELQQRFEEVWGQAPAQPRKEDFWKNAITGLALEFSIMTKYTSFVAVDKRIVNPGGQQETVHVPIDMADGVTYEGIFGKVDERLAPTNSPDTYRPGDPLLSIDAPQNARQVVAVFPEGDVKPLEWNATARRWEVRFDIPASFADGSYTVTVYIVEADGTRRVVKMPFEVSTVAPEMHPLSRLLKADTIRLELDPDPRWARISLLTPWGDRLEFVYDAATGKIRLDVVLPRGFEGGWFRLVGLDRAHNQAQMRILINARGEILKREPIR